In Streptomyces paludis, the genomic stretch GCGCCCGCCGCCCGCAACCGCGTCTTGAGATACCGCAGATGGACCGGCATGTCGATCAGCGGCACGGTCGCCCGCAGCCCCTGGCCGAACCCCTCCGGCAGCTCGTCCACGCGCGCCTCGCGCAGCCCGCGCACCTTCGTGGCCCAGCTGCCAAGACCGTCGAGCGGGGTGTTGGCCATCAGCCCGGTCACCATCCGCACCCCGGTCAGCTCCGGTGTAAGCGCCAGCTCCTCGTAGTGGCGCAGCGACTCCTCCAGCCAGCCGCCGACCCGGTGGGCGGGCTCGATGCGGTACGGCCAGAACAGCGCGCCCGCGACCGCCGAGGTGGTCCGGGCGACCGGATCGCGTGTCCACAGCCCGACACGGCGGCCGCTCTCCGCGAGCACCAACGCGGTGGTCAGCCCGATGACTCCGCCGCCGACCACGATCACATCGCTCCTGCTGCCGCTCATGCCCCGGACCGTAGCGGAATCCGGCTGCCAGGCCCATTCGGCGGGGAGGACCGGGGCCGAATCAGGGTGGCTCCCGTACACAATCGTGACCATGGTCACCGCTCCGCCGCACAGCGGCGTGCCCGCGCATAACGGCGTGCCCCGTACCGTGGCCCCCCGTTAGGATCGGCGGTCTGATGACAGCCACGCTCGTAGCCAAGGATCTCGCCGCAGTCCACGGGGACCGCTCGCTCTTCTCGGGACTCGACCTCGTCGTCGCGCCCGGAGACGTGATCGGACTCGTGGGCGCCAACGGCGCCGGCAAGTCCACCCTGCTCCGGCTGCTCGCCGGACTCGACACCGCCGAGCAGGGGCAGCTCCGGCTCTCCCCGCCGACCGCCGCCGTGGGCCATCTGCCCCAGGAACCGGAACGCCGCGCGGGCGAGACGGTACGGGACTTCCTCGGCCGCCGTACGGGAGTCACCGCCGCGCAGACCGCGCTGGACGAGGCCACCCAGGCGCTCGTGGACGGCGCGCCCGGCGCCGACGACGCCTACGCCGCCGGACTGGAGCGCTGGCTGAGCCTCGGCGGCGCCGATCTGGACGAACGGGCCGAGGAGACCGCCGCGTCGCTGGGTCTGACCGTCGGGCTCGACCAGCCCATGACGACCCTCTCCGGCGGCCAGGCCGCCCGCGCGGGCCTCGCCTCGCTGCTGCTCTCGCGGTACGACGTCTTCCTGCTGGACGAGCCCACCAACGATCTCGATCTGGACGGCCTCGAACGCCTGGAGAACTTCGTCACCGGTCTGCGCGCCGGCACGGTCGTCGTCAGCCACGACCGGGAGTTCCTCGTCCGCACCGTGACCAAGATCCTCGAACTCGACCTGGCCCAGCAGAAGATCACCCTCTTCGGCGGCGGCTACGAGGCGTATCTCGAAGAGCGCGAGACGGCCCGCCGCCACGCCCGTGAGGAGTTCGAGGAGTACGCGGACCGGAAGTCGTCGCTGGAGTCCCGCGCCCGCACCCAGCGCGCCTGGATGGAGAAGGGCGTCAAGAACGCCCGCCGCAAGGCGACCGACAACGACAAGATCGGCCGCAACCTCCGTACGGAGTCCACCGAGAAGCAGGCCGCCAAGGCGCGCCAGACCCAGCGTCTGATCGAACGCCTGGATGTCGTCGAGGAGCCCCGCAAGGAGTGGGAGCTGCGGATGGAGATCGCCTCGG encodes the following:
- a CDS encoding ABC-F family ATP-binding cassette domain-containing protein, which gives rise to MTATLVAKDLAAVHGDRSLFSGLDLVVAPGDVIGLVGANGAGKSTLLRLLAGLDTAEQGQLRLSPPTAAVGHLPQEPERRAGETVRDFLGRRTGVTAAQTALDEATQALVDGAPGADDAYAAGLERWLSLGGADLDERAEETAASLGLTVGLDQPMTTLSGGQAARAGLASLLLSRYDVFLLDEPTNDLDLDGLERLENFVTGLRAGTVVVSHDREFLVRTVTKILELDLAQQKITLFGGGYEAYLEERETARRHAREEFEEYADRKSSLESRARTQRAWMEKGVKNARRKATDNDKIGRNLRTESTEKQAAKARQTQRLIERLDVVEEPRKEWELRMEIASADRSGAVVAVLNGAEVARGGFRLGPVTLQIDRTDRVAITGANGSGKSTLLAALLGRLPLDAGHASLGSGVVVGEVDQARALFHGPETLLDAFRPAVPDTEPAEIRTLLAKFGLKSDHLGRPATTLSPGERTRAALALLQGRGVNLLVLDEPTNHLDLPAIEQLESALDSYDGTLLLVTHDRRMLNAVRTTRRFRLEAGRVTEA